The Insulibacter thermoxylanivorax genome segment AAGGTATGATACAATCGGAAGAAGCTGTTGCCACAGCGGCTCGAAACAAGCGGCTGCTTGTCGAAGGTGAGTGCGCTTCAGAACGGCATTGCGATAAAGTGCCGCTGCAGAGAGGAGAGAGTATGATGTATACGGACTTTATTCGGATCAAATCGCTGCAAGGCGAGTTAAAAATATCCCATAAACAGCGCCATCTCGGGTTAACGGTTTCCACGGAAGAACTTGTTATTCAGAAACCTCATATCAATTATCATATACCGCTTGACCAGATTATTTCAATCATTCCGTATGAGAATGTCGTCAGTGATTACAGCTATGTCAATCGTGAGGAAGGCCGGGAGGAGATCACCCGCCTCGGCTTCAGTGCGCATACTTACAGAATCTATGTTAAGAGCGCCGTGATGCATACACGGAGCGGCATCTTTCCGATGGAGCGGATGGAATTCATCGTGCCGCTGCACCCGGATCTGTTAGCGCCGATCCAGCGATACAGCGAACTCAGCCCGATCCCCTAGAGGATCGGGCCTAAGCTTCGCCTTATCCATTACCAGCCTCGCTCGTAAGGTACGGGCGGGGCTATTTTGATGCCCAGCTGCGCAGCTGCTCTGCGCGGCCAGTATGGATCGCGCAGCAATTCGCGTCCCAGGAAGACGAGGTCGGCACGCCCATTGGAGAGGATCTCTTCCGCTTGTTCAGGGGCGGTGATCAGGCCGACGGCGCCCGTCAGCATGCCTGTCTCCTGCTTGATGCGTTCTGCCAAAGGAACCTGATACCCAGGATAAGCATCGATCGGTGCCGGCACGAGGCCGCCGGAGCTTACGTCGATCAGGTCCACGCCGAGTTCTTGCAGCATGCGGGCGATGGTGACATGGTCTTCGATGGTCAGCCCGCCGTCAGCGTATTCATTGGCGGATACGCGGACGAAGAGCGGCCCCTGCCATACTTCCTGCACGGCTTCGATCACTTCGCGAAGGAAACGGAACCGTCCTTCGAGACTGCCGCCGTACTCATCCTCCCGATGATTCGTAAGCGGGGAGAGGAATTGGTTGATGAGATAACCATGTGCCGCATGGATCTCGATGACATCGAAGCCGGCTTCCGCAGCGCGTCTTGCCCCTTGGCGAAAGGCTTCGATGGTCTCGCGGATTTGCTCAGCGGTCATCGCGCGGGGCATCTTATAGGAATCGTTGAAGCGCAGAGCCGACGGAGCGATGATCTCGCCGTGATCCGCCGATTTGCGGCCGGCGTGGGCAAGTTGAATACCGATCTTAGCATCCTGTTCATGGACGAGCTGCACAAGCTCCCGCAGCCCCTCCACATGCTCATCCGACCAGATGCCAAGATCATGGACGGAGATGCGTCCTTGGGGTGTTACCGCCGTTGCTTCGATGATGATCAAGCCGACTTGGCCGACGGCGCGGGATGCATAGTGGGTCTTATGCCAGCTGTTTACTTTCCCGCTCTCATCGAGACAGGAATACATGCACATCGGTGACATGACGATGCGATTCTTCAAGGTCATGTTCTTAATCGTAATAGGTGAGAACAGTTGCATCGCTGTTCGAGCTCCTTTCACAGAACTTGCGATGATTGTTGGTGAATCGATGCCACTATTATACCATCAGTTGTGCAGACATGATCAGTTGAGTTGACATTTGCTCTGACCTGCATCATTGCCGACAGCTCCGTACGCAGGGAAGATGCGAAGCACGTGCTTGATTGATATAATATTTTATAATGTACAAAAATTAATTTAGGGGGCAGCAGGATGTCCGTCGTGCGCAAGATCGTGCAAGCGCCCATTTTCCTCTACCGCAGATTCATCTCACCGCTTAAACCGCCGACCTGCCGATTCTATCCATCGTGTTCACTGTATGCCTTGGAGGCCATCGAGGAGCACGGCGTAGTGCGGGGCGGCTGGCTGGCGGTAAGGCGCATCGCTCGCTGCCATCCCTTCCATCCGGGCGGATACGATCCGGTGCCGCCGAGCCCGCGCAAGGGATCTAAGGAACTGAGCGGCGAAGAACAGGACGGCCGCGCTGGAGAGGATCGCTGTGAACATCCATGAAGCACCCGCAGACTTGACGTTGGCAGGATGATTTCGGTATATTGTGCATAATAGAGCATATCGATAGAGCATATCGTTCTGACGAAGGGATGAGTACGCTCGTGCAGAAGTTGCAGAGAGCCGGGGGAGCTGGGAACCGGTACTTACCGGCGGGCGGAAGATGGTCCTGGAGGAATCGCAGTCGAGTCGCTTCGCGGATGCGGCGGAACGATGAGGCGGCGACGTGCGTCCCCGCGTTAAGGGGCAGGCTTGATGCAGGCCGGATGAGCCCATCGCTTGTGAGAGCGACGGGGAAATTGGGTGGTACCGCGTGAGTAAAGCTCTCGTCCCAAGTTGGATGAGTGCTTATTTTTTTTGAATAGGGATGGAGGTAAGGAGTATATGAGTCAAGAGGCCAAAACATTCTATATTACAACGCCGATCTATTATCCCAGCGATAATCTGCATATCGGACATGCTTATACGACGGTGGCCGGAGATGCCATGGCGCGCTATAAACGGCTGCGCGGCTATGATGTGTTCTACTTGACGGGCACCGATGAGCACGGGCAGAAGATCGAGCGCAAAGCAGCGGAGAAAGGCACATCCCCGCAGCAGTTCGTCGATGACATCGTTGCCGGGATCAAGGAGCTGTGGGACAAGCTGGAGATCTCCCATGATGATTTTATCCGCACGACGGAAGAGCGGCATAAGAAGGCGGTGGAGAAGATCTTCCAACGCCTGCTCGATCAAGGGGATATCTACTTGGGTACATATGAAGGATGGTATTGTACGCCGTGTGAATCCTTCTTCCTGGAGCGCCAGCTCGTCAACGGCAACTGTCCGGATTGCGGACGCCCCGTCGAGAAGGTGAAGGAAGAGTGTTATTTCTTCCGCATGAGCAAATATGTGGACCGCCTGCTGCAATATTATGAGGAGAATCCGGACTTCATTCAGCCGGAGTCCCGCAAGAACGAGATGATCAACAACTTCATCAAACCGGGATTGGAAGATCTCGCAGTCTCGCGCACAACCTTCGATTGGGGGATCAAGGTGCCGAACGATCCCAAGCACGTCATCTATGTGTGGATCGATGCGCTGACCAACTATATCACCGCCCTCGGCTATGCTTCCGATGATGACAGCAAATTCCGCCGTTACTGGCCGGCAGATGTCCACCTTGTGGGCAAGGAGATCGTCCGCTTCCATACGATCTATTGGCCGATCATGCTGATGGCCCTTGATCTGCCGCTGCCGAAGAAGGTCTTCGGACACGGCTGGTGGCTTACGCTGGAAGGCAAGATGTCGAAGTCCAAGGGCAATGTGATCAACCCTGTCCATCTCATCGACCGCTACGGTTTGGATGCCTTTCGTTACTTCTTGCTTCGTGAAGTTCCTTTCGGTTCAGACGGCACCTTCACGCCGGAAGGCTTCATCGAGCGGATTAACTTCGATCTTGCCAACGACTTCGGCAACCTGCTGAACCGTACCGTAGCGATGATCGACCGATACTTTGACGGCGTCATTCCGGAATATGCCGGATCGGTTACGCCGCACGATGAAGAACTGAAAAAAGCGGCAGCAGAAGCCGTCGCTCAAGTGGAACAAGCGATGGATGAGATGGCCTTCTCCGTTGCTCTGTCTTCCCTGTGGAAATTCATCAGCCTGTCGAACAAATACATCGACCAGACGCAGCCATGGAATCTGGCCAAGGACGAAGCGAAGCGCAGCGAACTGGCCTCCGTTATGACGCACCTCGCTGAAGCCCTGCGCATGATCTCGATCATGCTGCAGCCGTTCATGACGAGAGCGCCGAAGCAGGTGTGGGAGCAGCTCGGCATTGCGGAAGGCGAGTTAACCGCCTGGGATTCCCTGCGCACCTTCGGCCTGGCAGGCGGTCAGAAAGTCGCCAAGGGAAGCCCGATCTTCCCGCGCCTTGACGTGGAGCAGGAGAGGGAGTTCATCCTGAAATCGATGACGAACCTCGCTCAGCCGCCCGCCGAAGCATCCGCTGCAGACGGAGGTGGCAAGAAGGCTGGTGCAGCATCTTCTGAGGCCAGCGGCAATAAGACCGGCGATGCAGAAGAAGAACATAAGGATGAGATCACGATCGATGACTTCGCGAAGATCGAATTGCGCGTCGCGCAGGTGATCGCTGCAGAGCCGGTGAAGAAGGCGGATCGCCTGCTCAAACTGCAGCTCGATCTCGGCTATGAGCAGCGTCAGGTCGTCTCGGGAATCGCCCAGCACTACAAGCCGGAGGAGCTGATCGGCCGCAAGGTGATCTGTGTGACGAACCTCAAACCCGTCAAACTGCGCGGCGAGTTGTCTCAGGGCATGATCCTCGCGGCATCGAAGGACGGGCAGCTGACCCTGGCCACCGTGCCGGATTCGATGCCGAACGGCGCTGTGGTGAAGTAATGCAATGTGATGACACCCCGCTTTCCAGCGGGGTGTATTTCTATGACGATCGATCGGTTAACTGTGCGGACGCTTGCAGATCGCTCGGCAGACGATTGGAGCTGTTTCCGTCCTGTGGCTTTTTGTCCTAAATTTTGGACAAAAAGTTTTCGCCGACGCCTGTTTTCTGGATTTTGTACTATTTTTATGAAAAAACCGTAAAGTGCGCCTCATTTCGTACTTGTTTTATTCGAGAATTCGTATAAAACTTGGCAATTACGCTATTTCCGCTCCACTTTTATCCTAAATTTAGGTTAAATCTGCGGTCGGCGTTTCGTTTCCTACGCCCGCAGCTCCCGCTGTATTTTCGATGAGCTCTCCTATATCCTTCCTATAATCCCTCCTAGGACACTCCAACGGTCTCTTAGTGACATGTCCTAAATATTTTAATTGACAGATCGCAAATACTTGACATATAATCTTGCCTGTAAATCATAAAAATTACTATTTACATGTTATTGACATCACAGGAATGGATTAGGGGGAACCAACTGATGAACAGGCGGATCGCGGCGGTGCTCTTAGGTTTGATGCTTATCGCACAGCTTATCATCACTGGCTGCAGCGCGCAGTCCAATGCAATATCTGAAGATAAGATTAATGTCTATACCAGTTTCTATCCTTTATATGACTTCGCTTCTCGGATCGGCGGCGAACATGTTCAGGTGACGAGTCTCGTCCCGGCGGGGGTGGATCCCCATGACTGGTCGCCCAAAAGCCAGGACATCATCCAATTGTCCAAGGCCCAGTTGTTCATCCATAACGGGGCTGGTTTCGATGACTGGTGGGTGGAGGACCTCCTGACCAGCCTGGGTGAAAGCAAGCCAAAAGTGGTAACAGCAAGCGAGGGAATTGAACTCATACCTGCGGACGGCGAAGGGGCTGGACATGATCACGGCAGCGAGGAAGATGAACATCTTCACGGCAACGAGTTAAATGAGCATGATCACGGAGACTATGACCCCCATGTCTGGCTGAGCCCGCTGAACGCGATGCGCATGGCGGAGAACATCCTAGGCGGGTTGATCGCCGTTGATCCGGAGCATGAAGCCGACTACCGTGCTAATTTTGAACAGTTCAGCGAAGAGCTTAAGGCCCTGCATGAAGAATACATGGCTGTTGTTGAGCAGGCCGGGCGGCTGGAGTTTGTCACCTCCCATCAGGCCTTCGCCTACCTGGCCCGGGATTACGGTCTTACTCAGCTGTCCATCATGGGCTTATCTACGGAAGCAGAGCCGACTTCACAGGATATGATGAAGATCATGGCGTTCATTCGCGAACATGGGGTGCGTTATATCTTGTACGAAGAGCTGTCGTCGCCGAAGATTGCCAAGACGCTGGCGGAGGATCTGGGGATCGAGATGCTGCCGCTCAATCCGATCGAAGGACTCACTCCTGAACAGGAAGCGGCCGGCGAGAATTATGTGTCACTGATGCGTCACAATTTGCGGAGTCTAGAGCTTGCTCTGCAAGAGTAGATTTACTACTATGAACGTAACATGTCTGCGAGTGACGCCGGCATGATAAGGAGAGCGATTGTGCAATGCAAGTTTGCCATGAGCCGGTGATCGAACTGGACCATGTCACCTTCGCCTATGACGGCGAACCGGTATTACAAGATCTGAACATCACGATTCAACAGCGGGATTTCGCCGGCCTGATCGGTACGAACGGCGCGGGGAAGACGACCATGCTGCGCCTCATCGTCGGGCTCTTGAAGCCGAGCGCAGGAGAAGTGAGGCTGTTCGGCCAGCCGCTCCGTTCCTTCGATCAATGGGACCGCATCGGCTATGTTCCGCAGAAACATGCGCTGAATCCGCAGTTTCCGGCCTCCGTGCGCGAGATCGTGCTGTCGGGACTCTACACGCGCAAGCGATGGCTGAAACGGCTGAAGCCGGACGATCACAGCAAAGCAGAGGAAGCGATGCAAGCCCTGGGCATCGAACAACTCGCTGACAAGCGCGTCGGCGAATTGTCCGGCGGTCAGCAGCAGCGGGTCTTCCTGGCGCGTGCAATCATCAATCAGCCGGAACTTCTCATCCTCGATGAGCCGTTCACCGGTGTGGATGAAGCGACGCAGCAGAGCTTCTTTCAGATCCTGCGGCATATGCATCAGCATCATAATATGACTTTCCTCATGGTTTCCCATGATTTGCAGATGATGCGCGAATACCTCGGCGATGAGCCGCTTCGGATCAATCCGCGGCTGAGCCTGTATGTCCGGCATTCCCACGGTCAGGATTGCCGCGGAACGGATATTATGCATTCGCTTAAGAGCCTTCGTGCGGACCGTGAAGAGGAGCAAACTGCGTCCCATGAACGCGGGGATCAAAGAAGGTTCCATGACAGCGGAGAGGTACAAGCGGTCATCCATGCCGGAGAAGGGGAGGGAGAGATGTGAGTGTCACTGAGATGCTGGACATCTTCACCTATCCCTTCTTCCAGAAGGCGCTGCTCGGCGGGATCTTGATCGGACTGATGGCGCCGCTCATCGGAGCCTTCCTTGTCTTCCGCAGATTGTCGATGATCGGGGATACCTTATCCCACGTCTCCATCGCCGGCGTCGCCCTCGGTTTCCTCGTCGGCATGTCCCCTCAGTCGCTTGGCATCGTCTTCGCCGTGATCGCCGCACTGGCCATCGAGAAATTGCGCACGACCTACCGGGCGTATGCGGAGTTGTCCATCGCCATCCTGATGTCCGGCGGCGTGGCCCTTGCCTCGCTGTTTATCTCGATGGGCAAGGGGACGATGAATGTCACGGGATATCTCTTCGGCAGCATCTACACCCTGGATGCGGCGGATCTATGGATTGCTGCCGGCGTCACGCTGGCCGTCCTGCTTTTCGTACTTGTAAACTATAAAGAACTATTTTTGATCACCTTCGACGAGGATGCCGCCCGAGTCAGCGGTCTTCCTGCCGCCGCCTACAATCTGCTGATCACGATCCTGACGGCGCTGACGATCAGCGCGGCGATCAAGATCGTCGGCGCCCTGCTTGTATCCGCGCTGATCACCGTGCCCGTGGCAGCCAGCATGATCGCGGCCAAGGATTTCCGCCGCTCCCTGATCCTGTCCGTGATCTATTCTGAAGCAGCGGTGATCATCGGCGTTACGGCTGCCGGCATCGGCAACTTCGCGCCCAGCGGTACGATCGTCCTGCTCCTGATCTTCATGCTCATCGCGACGATCGCCTCGCGGAAAGGAGTGAAACGCTGAATTGGAACTGAATGTCTGGATCTCTTTGGCGGCAGGTTTCCTGTCCTTTATCTCCCCGTGTTGTCTGCCCCTCTATCCTTCATACTTGTCCTACGTCACCGGTGTATCCGTCGGTCAGCTGAAGGAAGGGGCCGGCCGCCGCGATGTGCGGCGGCGCGTTATGACGCATACCCTGTTCTTCATCATCGGTTTCTCCGTGATCTTCTATGCACTGGGAGCCACAGCTGGACTGATCGCTGAACTGTTCACTAATCAGCGTGTAC includes the following:
- the namA gene encoding NADPH dehydrogenase NamA, translated to MQLFSPITIKNMTLKNRIVMSPMCMYSCLDESGKVNSWHKTHYASRAVGQVGLIIIEATAVTPQGRISVHDLGIWSDEHVEGLRELVQLVHEQDAKIGIQLAHAGRKSADHGEIIAPSALRFNDSYKMPRAMTAEQIRETIEAFRQGARRAAEAGFDVIEIHAAHGYLINQFLSPLTNHREDEYGGSLEGRFRFLREVIEAVQEVWQGPLFVRVSANEYADGGLTIEDHVTIARMLQELGVDLIDVSSGGLVPAPIDAYPGYQVPLAERIKQETGMLTGAVGLITAPEQAEEILSNGRADLVFLGRELLRDPYWPRRAAAQLGIKIAPPVPYERGW
- the yidD gene encoding membrane protein insertion efficiency factor YidD; its protein translation is MSVVRKIVQAPIFLYRRFISPLKPPTCRFYPSCSLYALEAIEEHGVVRGGWLAVRRIARCHPFHPGGYDPVPPSPRKGSKELSGEEQDGRAGEDRCEHP
- the metG gene encoding methionine--tRNA ligase; translation: MSQEAKTFYITTPIYYPSDNLHIGHAYTTVAGDAMARYKRLRGYDVFYLTGTDEHGQKIERKAAEKGTSPQQFVDDIVAGIKELWDKLEISHDDFIRTTEERHKKAVEKIFQRLLDQGDIYLGTYEGWYCTPCESFFLERQLVNGNCPDCGRPVEKVKEECYFFRMSKYVDRLLQYYEENPDFIQPESRKNEMINNFIKPGLEDLAVSRTTFDWGIKVPNDPKHVIYVWIDALTNYITALGYASDDDSKFRRYWPADVHLVGKEIVRFHTIYWPIMLMALDLPLPKKVFGHGWWLTLEGKMSKSKGNVINPVHLIDRYGLDAFRYFLLREVPFGSDGTFTPEGFIERINFDLANDFGNLLNRTVAMIDRYFDGVIPEYAGSVTPHDEELKKAAAEAVAQVEQAMDEMAFSVALSSLWKFISLSNKYIDQTQPWNLAKDEAKRSELASVMTHLAEALRMISIMLQPFMTRAPKQVWEQLGIAEGELTAWDSLRTFGLAGGQKVAKGSPIFPRLDVEQEREFILKSMTNLAQPPAEASAADGGGKKAGAASSEASGNKTGDAEEEHKDEITIDDFAKIELRVAQVIAAEPVKKADRLLKLQLDLGYEQRQVVSGIAQHYKPEELIGRKVICVTNLKPVKLRGELSQGMILAASKDGQLTLATVPDSMPNGAVVK
- a CDS encoding metal ABC transporter substrate-binding protein; its protein translation is MNRRIAAVLLGLMLIAQLIITGCSAQSNAISEDKINVYTSFYPLYDFASRIGGEHVQVTSLVPAGVDPHDWSPKSQDIIQLSKAQLFIHNGAGFDDWWVEDLLTSLGESKPKVVTASEGIELIPADGEGAGHDHGSEEDEHLHGNELNEHDHGDYDPHVWLSPLNAMRMAENILGGLIAVDPEHEADYRANFEQFSEELKALHEEYMAVVEQAGRLEFVTSHQAFAYLARDYGLTQLSIMGLSTEAEPTSQDMMKIMAFIREHGVRYILYEELSSPKIAKTLAEDLGIEMLPLNPIEGLTPEQEAAGENYVSLMRHNLRSLELALQE
- a CDS encoding metal ABC transporter ATP-binding protein, encoding MQVCHEPVIELDHVTFAYDGEPVLQDLNITIQQRDFAGLIGTNGAGKTTMLRLIVGLLKPSAGEVRLFGQPLRSFDQWDRIGYVPQKHALNPQFPASVREIVLSGLYTRKRWLKRLKPDDHSKAEEAMQALGIEQLADKRVGELSGGQQQRVFLARAIINQPELLILDEPFTGVDEATQQSFFQILRHMHQHHNMTFLMVSHDLQMMREYLGDEPLRINPRLSLYVRHSHGQDCRGTDIMHSLKSLRADREEEQTASHERGDQRRFHDSGEVQAVIHAGEGEGEM
- a CDS encoding metal ABC transporter permease, with protein sequence MDIFTYPFFQKALLGGILIGLMAPLIGAFLVFRRLSMIGDTLSHVSIAGVALGFLVGMSPQSLGIVFAVIAALAIEKLRTTYRAYAELSIAILMSGGVALASLFISMGKGTMNVTGYLFGSIYTLDAADLWIAAGVTLAVLLFVLVNYKELFLITFDEDAARVSGLPAAAYNLLITILTALTISAAIKIVGALLVSALITVPVAASMIAAKDFRRSLILSVIYSEAAVIIGVTAAGIGNFAPSGTIVLLLIFMLIATIASRKGVKR